From Brachyspira hampsonii:
TTAACTATAGATGGTAAAGATAATTATGAAATATTATCTTTTATAGGTCAGTTTTTTAATATAGATTATGGAAATGATATTGAAAATATAAATTGGACAGATGCTTTAGAAAATGAAATAATAGTTAATGGTATAAATAATGGCTGGCAATTTGCATTTCTAAATGGTATCTTAGGTATAAAAAGAAAAGATAATGGAGAACTTCCTGAAAATACATATAGCGTAACACTTAATATAAAAAACAGAGTATTATTAAAACCTGATGAAAATATTATAGCTTGGCAGTATGGAATAAATGATAATATCGTATTAAAAATAGTAAATGAAAATGGAAATACTAAAATTAAAGGCATTACTAATACATATGCTGGTGTACGAAGTGAAGAGACAATATTTTTTACTAATAGTATATTAGAAAATTATATTGATTTTGATATTGAGCATAGAAGCGGTATAACTTCAAGCAGCAGTAAAAATATAATATGGACTTTAAAAAAATCTTCTTCAAATTATATCATTAGTATAAAGTATACTGACAGCAGTCAGATACAGGCAAATGATTTTTTTACTATAGATATTACACCTGATAAAAACTCAAATATTGATTTTACTAAAGGCGATGCGGTTAATGTTCAAAATGCTATAGACAGTTTATCTGAATTAAAACAGAATAAGCTCACCGCAGGCGAGAATATAGTAATAGAAAAACAAGGTGAAAGTACAATTATAAAATCATTAGGCGGAGGTGAAGCTGAAAATATAGGGTTTGATAATACCAACACACAGTTAGAGCAGTTAGCAGGTTATGATTTTCCTAAATACAAAAAAACTATTCCAAATACTATTAATTTAGTTTTAATAACTGGTGAAGGCAATATACCAACAACTATAACAAAACAGTCTGACGGCAGTTATAGATTAAATCTTTCAGCTCAGACTTATCAAAGTACAATAATGCAATTTATAATAATACACCGGATAAAAACGCCGCATTAGACCCTATTTATAGTGAAGTTACTAATGTACAGCAGGCTATAGAAACTATAGTTAATGACAAAATACCTGATATTTATGATTACAGCGGGGCAGAAACTCTCACTAATAAAATAGCTATAGTTAATGGTGTAAGAAAACAAGTTTATAGAAAAATATTTTTAAAAGAAAATGAATTTATACAGGATCAAACATATCATCAAGTTAATTTTATATATCCAACTAATTGTCATGTTCTAGATGCTAGAGCTAATATAAGATATATAGCTAATTCTAATTCTGCTTGGCATAATACTAATATGTCAGATTCAGGATATAATAAAGCATACATAAGGACTGTATGGAACGAAAATGGTATCATGGGGGTAGGTTATGCCATCAATCCTGAATTAGTCAATCAATACAACTATATAGAATTAATAATAGAATACTATTATCAATAGGAGAGAGTAATGATACTAAAAGAAATAAACGGAAAATCTATAGAACATTTTTATTTAGAAAAAGACGGTATAACTTATACAGAAAAAACTCCGGAAATGAAATTAAAGGACGGTTTAATAACTACTGAGGAATATAACATTATTATAAATGAAAAAAGACAAACTCTTTATAAAAATAAAACTGATAAGCAAGTAATGGAGCTTACACGTTTATTTTTAAATAGAAATATAAATAATATGAAGATGCAGTTCTTTTAGTTTTATCTGTTGTTTTAACTGCCCACCCAAGATTTTTTTAAATGTAGTGCATATTCACAGCACGAGGAGTAAAATAATAAATATTAATAAATTAACATTCATATTTTTTTAATGAAAAACAATAAATTAACCGTGCGTTAAATAACATTCTCAACCTAATAAAAACTTGGGCGGGTACTAAAAATTCTAATTTATTTAGGTATGATAGAAACTAAAGGTTTGGTATCAGCAATAGAGGCAGCCGATGCTATGGTAAAAGCAGCTAATGTTAATTTAGTAGGAAAAACATTAATCGGAGGCGGACTAGTAACTGTTATGGTAAGAGGCGATGTAGGAGCAGTAAAGGCAGCAACAGATGCCGGAGCAGCAGCAGCGGCTAAAGTAGGAGAATTAATAAGTGTTCATGTAATACCAAGACCTCATGAAGAAGTTGAAAGTATTATAAAATAAATAATTATTGGAGGTAAACAATATGGCAAGTTCTATGGCTTTAGGTATGATAGAAACTAAAGGTTTGGTATCAGCAATAGAGGCAGCCGATGCTATGGTAAAAGCAGCTAATGTTAATTTAGTAGGAAAAACATTAGTAGGCGGAGGTTTAGTAACAATTATGGTAAGGGGTGATGTAGGAGCAGTAAAGGCAGCAACAGATGCCGGAGCAGCAGCAGCGGCTAAAGTAGGAGAATTAATAAGCGTTCATGTAATACCAAGACCTCATGAAGAAGTTGAAAGTATTATAAAATAAAAGAAGCTCCTCATCTGTATACTCTTTCATCTCTAATTCAGATTCTTCTTCGGAGGGAGCAGCTTCTTCTTCATCAATAGATTCTTCTATGTTTTCTAATTCTTCTAAAGCAGATAAACCTTCATCAATTAATTCTTTTTCTGTACTTTCTGATTCTTCCAAAGATGATTGTGATTCAATATTTTTTTTAGGCTCTTCAGCAACTTCGTTTCCTGATGTTTCTTCTTCTAATATATTATCAGAATCAATTAATATTCAAAGAAGAGGCTATTGCTGTTGTGATAATTTTGCTTGGGCTTAATGCTGTTAGTTTCGGCTCTGATTTGAGAGGTTTTTTAAAGATATTAAAAGGCGTAAAAGAAGAAAAAAAGGAATCAAATGACAATTAGAGAATGTATGCTTTTTATTTATAATAAGAAAGAAAGTATTACTGATGAGAAAGAGTTAGATTTTTTAGACAGTGTTTTTACTTATTTAGTTGATTATTATGATCATTCAAAAGAAAGTAAAAAAGAAGTTATTACTCAGTCTGAAATAGATGCTGTAATTGAAGGACTTGATGAAGAAATATTAAATAAAATTAAGGACAAAAAAATGATAAAAACTCTTGATGAAGCTATAACTTTTTACAAGAAAAAATATGAGCTATTAAAGAACTATGATAATTTAAAATCTGAAGAATATAGAGAGTTAGCTGATTGGCTTATAGATTATAAAAGATTAAAATAAAAAGAAAAAGCTGAAAATGATTTCTTTTCTCATCTTAAAGAAGCATTAGATATAAATGATGAGGAGGCTCTTTCTGATAAAGCTGTTATGAATATATTAAATGATGAAGAACTAACAGAAGAAACCCAAAAAGAAATTAATAGTATATTAGAAAAAAGAAATCAAAATCATAATCGTTATGATATGATTTATGATCATTATACAAAAAATCAAGCAGATAAAAATATAAATGAAAAAGAAATAGAAACATTAAAAGAGGGGTTATGTCAGTAGCTATAGCTTTTATATTAAACTTTATTAAAAATAAGTTGTTAGATTTTTTGAAGTCTAAATATTTCTATATATTTTTAGCTGTAAGTATTGTTATAGCAATTATAGTCTTTACTATTTTTCAATTAAAAAGCAAAGACAAAAAGATAAAAGATTTAGAGAACAAACTCTACACTACAAAACTTGAATTGTCGAATATGGTCATTCAAAAAAACATTGCCTTTCAGTCTAATAGTCAATATATAAAAGAGATATACACAAACAGCAGTGAGGCAATAGAAAAACTTACTGAAGATAAAAAATATAATTCTAATGAGATTATGACATTAGATAAAATAATTAAAGACTACAATAACGCACGCTCTCCGCCGAGATAAAAAAGTTTTGTTGTTTTTATCTAAAAAAATCAATGATAATAATTTTATTATTTTTTGGAGTGTGTATGAATAGGATTAGAGATGAAACAAAATTATTTAACTAAAAAACAAATAACAAAAATTAAGAAAAAAGCTAGAAAATATAAAAAGCTGAAGGAAACTAAATAATGCTTAAATTAATATTAATTAGTTATAAAAATCTTTATAGGTATATTCTCAAATATATTAAATTATTAAAAGAAGATACTCCTCTTAATTTATTAGAAACTGTATTCTATTTTTTTAATATTTCAAATATTTTATATACCTTTAAGATGTTTTATCAGTAAAAAAAGAATAAAATATTTTTTGGAAATTGTAGAATGAAAAAAAATAAAGAAATAAGTATTGATCAAAAAGTTATACCAAGCCGAATAACATATTATAAAATACATATAATTTATGATAAAATAATATACTTATCATATATTACTGATAATCTTTGTAACAGCAATGAGGCATTTTCTCGTAAAGAATTAAAAGAAAAATATCATAAAGATTTAATATATCTTAAACACAAAAGCAATAAGAAAATAAAAAGAATAAAAAGTCAGTATTGGAATTATAGAAAAAAAGCTGATAAATTAAAAAGTCAATTAAAAATGCGTTGTAGACACTGTGGTATTCACTATGTAGATTTTATGTGTTATTCTAACAAATTATGTAAAGATTGTCAAAATGAATTATTAGAGTTTATAGATGAATAAAATACTGCTTCTATTATTTTTGATTATATTCTTTATAAGCTGTACTACTAAATATGTTACAGTTCCTCTTTCCACTCCGCCTGAAGCATATAAGATAACTGAATGGCAGATTAAAACTCAAAAGGACTTATTCAAAGAGTATCAAAAAACTCTCATAAAACTAAATGAGTGGGAGGCTTGGTATTCTATTCAGACTAATATTAATAAATTGACAATTACAAAATAAAAGATATACTAATTAGATAGCTTAGTTAAACAATCGGTACTCTTTCTCAGAGTACCATTTTTTATATAATTGATTCCAAATTAATAAAAAAGTTTATATCAATTTTCTTTTATTTCTATTCTTCTAAACATTTTTAATATATCATTAAAATGTACACAGTTTTTATTTTCTTTTGTTTTTTTATCCTCTTCCAATTTTTCCTCGTATACCTTTGCTATAGTGTTAAAATGATTACTCTTATCACTAAAGGCTGGGTGATTATATGATACTTTCTCCATAGTTTCATCATCTACTATAATATAATGCTTATAAGTTGTAGATACATTATCATGTCCTAATACTTTGGCTATGTTTG
This genomic window contains:
- a CDS encoding BMC domain-containing protein, which encodes MIETKGLVSAIEAADAMVKAANVNLVGKTLIGGGLVTVMVRGDVGAVKAATDAGAAAAAKVGELISVHVIPRPHEEVESIIK
- a CDS encoding BMC domain-containing protein, which produces MASSMALGMIETKGLVSAIEAADAMVKAANVNLVGKTLVGGGLVTIMVRGDVGAVKAATDAGAAAAAKVGELISVHVIPRPHEEVESIIK